A genomic window from Pantoea phytobeneficialis includes:
- a CDS encoding transposase: GVVPVEKTSGSSVRGRARMSKTGPADVRAKLYMAAIVAIRWNAPAKALYQRLIAKGKASKAALGAVMRKLVHQCFGVLKTRMKWDENYAATA; the protein is encoded by the coding sequence GGGTGTGGTACCGGTGGAAAAAACGTCCGGGAGCTCAGTCAGGGGGCGTGCGCGGATGTCAAAAACAGGCCCGGCAGACGTAAGGGCGAAACTGTATATGGCGGCGATCGTAGCGATCAGGTGGAATGCCCCGGCGAAGGCGCTGTACCAGAGGCTAATCGCGAAGGGCAAAGCCAGCAAGGCCGCGCTTGGAGCGGTGATGCGCAAGCTGGTTCATCAGTGCTTCGGGGTGCTGAAAACGCGGATGAAGTGGGATGAAAATTACGCAGCTACCGCTTGA
- a CDS encoding type II toxin-antitoxin system YhaV family toxin, whose amino-acid sequence MECLEINGWKIYFHACFLSQLTDLAKEVQKLKTSKPDEYKKKKETKLLAAIERVITQVIAADPRDAQFRQGDTLGPAHKHWFRAKFMQQFRLFFRFSEQHKMIIIGWVNDFNTLRAYESKTDAYKVFEGMLNAGEPPDDWDALCKQAQLATKALPEDVFKLP is encoded by the coding sequence ATGGAATGTTTAGAAATTAATGGATGGAAGATCTACTTTCATGCGTGTTTTCTCTCGCAGTTGACAGACCTGGCGAAAGAAGTTCAAAAATTAAAAACGTCGAAACCGGACGAGTACAAGAAAAAGAAAGAAACTAAGTTACTTGCAGCAATTGAACGTGTGATTACTCAGGTCATTGCTGCTGATCCTCGCGACGCGCAATTTCGCCAAGGGGACACCCTTGGGCCGGCTCATAAACACTGGTTTCGCGCAAAATTTATGCAGCAATTTCGACTGTTCTTTCGCTTCAGCGAGCAACATAAGATGATCATCATTGGCTGGGTGAATGATTTTAATACCCTTCGTGCCTACGAATCGAAAACTGATGCTTATAAAGTTTTTGAAGGTATGCTAAACGCGGGTGAGCCGCCTGATGACTGGGACGCGCTATGTAAACAGGCTCAGCTAGCCACAAAGGCTCTACCGGAAGATGTCTTTAAATTGCCTTAG
- a CDS encoding aliphatic sulfonate ABC transporter substrate-binding protein translates to MHTRRLLLAGALLLTALFSLTTQAEETLRIGYQKSSTLLTLIKQRGDLDKTLADQGIKVSWHEFSSGLPLLEALNLNNVDLSADVADTVPVFAQAAGADLTYYARETPSPTAQAILVPANSPIKTLQDLKGKKIAVTKAAGSHYLLIAALQKAGLSFSDVNTAWLTPADGRAALENGSVDAWVSWEPYVTSAKVEQHARVLVSGKGLASYQRYYLVSTPYAKAHSQVLNTVFNALHQEAAWLKAHPAAAAKILSPLWGNLPVATVEQANAQRSYQIEPVKSSDLSEQQKIADAFYAAKLLPKRIDAQDVGTWQPGKP, encoded by the coding sequence ATGCACACGCGACGTCTATTGCTGGCAGGAGCATTGCTGCTCACTGCCCTTTTCTCTTTGACCACCCAGGCAGAAGAAACCTTACGTATCGGCTATCAAAAATCGTCAACCCTGCTGACGCTGATCAAACAGCGGGGTGATTTGGACAAGACGCTGGCCGATCAGGGGATAAAAGTCAGCTGGCACGAGTTTTCCAGCGGTCTGCCGCTGCTTGAAGCACTGAATCTGAATAACGTCGATCTCTCTGCCGACGTAGCCGATACTGTGCCGGTGTTCGCTCAGGCCGCAGGAGCCGATCTTACCTATTACGCGCGAGAAACGCCGTCACCCACGGCGCAGGCCATTCTGGTTCCCGCCAACTCGCCGATTAAAACGTTGCAGGATCTGAAAGGCAAAAAGATCGCAGTGACTAAAGCGGCAGGCAGCCATTACCTGTTGATCGCCGCCTTACAAAAGGCCGGGCTGTCATTCAGCGATGTTAACACCGCCTGGCTGACACCGGCTGACGGGCGCGCGGCACTGGAAAATGGCAGCGTTGATGCCTGGGTAAGCTGGGAACCTTACGTCACCAGCGCGAAGGTAGAGCAGCACGCGCGCGTGTTGGTAAGCGGCAAAGGTCTGGCGAGCTATCAACGCTACTATCTGGTTTCGACGCCTTACGCTAAAGCGCATTCTCAGGTACTGAACACGGTATTTAACGCCCTGCATCAGGAAGCGGCATGGCTGAAAGCCCACCCTGCGGCAGCGGCAAAAATCCTGTCACCGTTATGGGGGAATCTTCCCGTCGCGACCGTGGAGCAGGCCAATGCTCAGCGCAGCTACCAGATTGAACCGGTGAAAAGCAGCGACCTGAGCGAACAGCAGAAGATTGCCGATGCGTTTTATGCTGCGAAACTGCTGCCAAAACGAATTGATGCGCAGGATGTGGGGACATGGCAGCCGGGTAAGCCGTAA
- a CDS encoding type II toxin-antitoxin system PrlF family antitoxin, which produces MINLNIADVSLRAESRLTERSQTTIPAAIRDALHLKPGEFIAYSLLPGGKVIMSRQEEEEADPVVSQFLAFLENDMKKNPHHIQPVPAAFWTGIQELTAGVEVDLDAPLTDD; this is translated from the coding sequence ATGATCAATTTAAATATTGCAGACGTCTCTCTGCGCGCAGAGTCCCGTCTCACGGAACGCAGTCAGACCACCATCCCCGCAGCAATTCGCGATGCATTGCACCTGAAGCCGGGGGAATTTATTGCGTATTCCCTGCTACCGGGCGGCAAAGTCATTATGTCCCGCCAGGAAGAAGAAGAAGCTGACCCAGTGGTATCTCAGTTTCTCGCGTTTCTCGAAAACGACATGAAGAAGAACCCGCATCATATCCAGCCAGTGCCAGCGGCATTTTGGACAGGGATTCAAGAATTGACCGCTGGAGTAGAAGTCGATTTAGACGCTCCGCTTACGGATGACTAA